AGGTTCGTGACGCAGAGTTTAGAATAGGAATAGGCGGTGACGGGCCTTTCCCTCATCGCCTCATTGAAGGGGCTTTCGTTCCTCCCGTATTCCTCTGCCGTCCCGAGAACAACAACGGATGATACCCTGCCGCCGTCGTTGAGTGCCGAAAACAGGTTGAGGGAACCCATGATGTTGACGCCCACAGCCCTGTAGAAATCGGCCATGTCGGAAGAGCGTTCCTTGAAGGCGGCCAGATGGAAGACCACATCCGGTCTGCACCGCCTTACGCAATCATCGACAAAGGCCCTGTCCTCGAGATCGCCCGTATAAGCCCTCACATCCTGAGTGCCACCGTCATCGGAGGGTACCATGTCCATCGCTGCAACGTGCGCCTTCATTCCGGTGAGCGCACGCACCAGGCTCCGTCCTATGAAACCCTGCGCGCCGGTGACAAGGACATTTCTGCCTTCCAGCAAGAGTTCAACCTCCCCGTTCATTTTATAACCCTCAAATGATAGGTGAGAGAATTCAATGGAAAGAGATGGGACAATCTCAGTTCGTATGAATAGGGATGTCTCTCGGCCAC
The sequence above is a segment of the Syntrophorhabdaceae bacterium genome. Coding sequences within it:
- a CDS encoding NAD-dependent epimerase/dehydratase family protein, whose product is MNGEVELLLEGRNVLVTGAQGFIGRSLVRALTGMKAHVAAMDMVPSDDGGTQDVRAYTGDLEDRAFVDDCVRRCRPDVVFHLAAFKERSSDMADFYRAVGVNIMGSLNLFSALNDGGRVSSVVVLGTAEEYGRNESPFNEAMRERPVTAYSYSKLCVTNLCGILHSLYRLPVTVLRPTLAYGPGQDAGMFLPSLIGSLIEGRPFVMTPGEQTRDFVYITDLVDAMIRASQAEGARGEVINIGSGKPVRLLEVVAMVERLLDRTGLVKVGGREYRPDEIMDYHVDTSKAKRLIRWEPKVGLDEGVRLTIASFLS